A window of Candidatus Ancaeobacter aquaticus contains these coding sequences:
- a CDS encoding glycosyltransferase family 4 protein: protein MNPITILKILFIIPLTMLISYNIVNKVIKYAERLKLIDIPNERSSHENPVPRGGGIGIVCALVCGLTLSFYAGILIISVFQLYGYIVSIIILAFIGFLDDKHTLSETVKIVCQFFLALSIIFIVGRPEYMVIYGIKVSLGIVAVGIYILWIVGFINSYNFMDGINGLAGLQGVITGVFIAIMGHIIKEPSIIIMGIVLSSAIIGFLWFNFPNAKIFMGDVGSTVIGFYIAVIAVMQPILLFPITIVMGAFIYDTAITLFIRIIKREKWYKAHRTHFYQRAISCGYTHKHVTLFMCAISIVLGILSIVYLLSGYKTQIVVTLLSFVILSLLSYWVIIKELEAKRTIGE, encoded by the coding sequence ATGAATCCCATAACTATTTTAAAAATATTATTCATAATTCCCCTAACAATGTTGATTTCTTACAACATAGTTAACAAAGTCATCAAATATGCTGAGCGGTTAAAGTTAATAGATATACCCAATGAAAGAAGCTCTCACGAAAATCCGGTTCCAAGAGGTGGGGGTATAGGTATAGTCTGCGCTTTAGTTTGCGGGTTAACGTTATCATTCTATGCTGGAATTCTGATCATATCAGTGTTTCAACTCTATGGATATATTGTCTCTATCATTATTTTAGCATTTATAGGTTTTTTGGACGATAAGCATACCTTGTCAGAAACGGTGAAGATTGTTTGTCAGTTTTTTTTAGCTCTAAGCATCATATTCATTGTCGGTCGTCCTGAGTACATGGTTATTTATGGTATTAAAGTATCACTAGGTATAGTTGCCGTGGGAATATATATCCTATGGATAGTAGGATTCATTAATTCCTATAATTTTATGGATGGCATAAATGGCCTTGCTGGCTTGCAGGGTGTTATTACAGGTGTTTTTATAGCTATTATGGGGCATATAATTAAAGAGCCTAGTATTATTATAATGGGTATAGTTTTATCTTCTGCAATTATAGGATTTTTATGGTTTAATTTCCCAAATGCAAAAATATTCATGGGTGATGTGGGTAGTACGGTAATAGGTTTTTATATAGCGGTTATTGCTGTAATGCAGCCGATATTATTGTTTCCCATAACTATAGTAATGGGGGCTTTTATATATGATACGGCCATTACGCTTTTTATTAGAATAATAAAGAGAGAGAAATGGTATAAGGCTCACAGGACGCATTTCTATCAAAGAGCCATTTCTTGCGGGTATACACATAAACACGTGACTTTGTTTATGTGTGCTATATCGATTGTTTTAGGAATCCTATCGATTGTGTATTTATTATCTGGGTATAAAACACAGATTGTTGTAACATTACTATCTTTTGTAATATTGTCCTTGTTAAGCTATTGGGTGATAATAAAGGAATTAGAAGCAAAACGTACTATTGGAGAATAA
- a CDS encoding NAD-dependent epimerase/dehydratase family protein encodes MKIGITGSTGNIGSQILAKLLEDKRDVNVLVRSSSRLSKEVIKKVNIYYGDITNEEALLCFLSEVDTVLHIAGKAHDPSGKEADYFQVNYEGTILLSNVAKMQKVKKIIYLSTIMVYGKSENKEDDENTPCMPKDAYGISKLRAEEVLLKEAKKGSYDAVVFRLPVVYGPYDKGNVKRLIKAISKKRFFYFGKGLAKRSMIYSQNIVDAVWLALEEKCGAGGQVFCVKDQDDYTIVYLVNTICEELGIKWRPLHVPLFVVKVLGWCGDVAKIFLGNKVPIDSDRVLKLSSSLTFSSEKIKNDLGYKPPYTLRDGIREEVRWMREEGII; translated from the coding sequence ATGAAAATCGGAATAACAGGTTCTACGGGTAATATTGGAAGTCAAATATTGGCCAAGTTATTGGAGGACAAAAGAGATGTCAACGTGTTGGTGCGAAGTTCTAGCAGGCTAAGTAAAGAGGTTATCAAAAAAGTAAATATTTATTATGGGGATATAACTAATGAAGAGGCTCTTTTGTGTTTTTTGTCAGAAGTAGATACAGTATTACATATTGCTGGGAAGGCGCACGATCCTTCCGGAAAAGAAGCTGATTATTTTCAGGTAAACTACGAAGGGACAATATTATTATCAAATGTTGCAAAGATGCAAAAAGTTAAGAAAATTATATATTTATCTACTATAATGGTTTACGGAAAGTCAGAGAACAAAGAAGATGATGAGAACACGCCTTGTATGCCTAAAGACGCATATGGAATTTCAAAGTTGAGAGCAGAAGAAGTGCTCTTGAAGGAAGCGAAAAAGGGCAGTTATGATGCTGTGGTTTTTAGGTTGCCAGTTGTGTATGGACCGTACGATAAAGGCAATGTAAAACGATTGATAAAAGCAATAAGTAAAAAAAGATTTTTTTATTTCGGGAAGGGCTTAGCAAAAAGAAGCATGATCTACTCACAAAATATTGTTGATGCAGTATGGTTAGCTCTTGAAGAGAAGTGCGGTGCCGGAGGACAAGTGTTTTGCGTTAAGGATCAAGATGACTACACAATTGTTTATCTTGTAAATACAATATGCGAGGAATTAGGAATCAAATGGAGACCTCTGCATGTGCCACTCTTTGTAGTTAAAGTGCTGGGGTGGTGTGGAGATGTTGCAAAAATATTTCTTGGTAATAAGGTTCCTATAGATAGTGATCGTGTCCTGAAATTATCATCTTCATTAACATTTTCCTCTGAGAAGATCAAAAACGATTTAGGGTATAAGCCACCTTATACTTTGAGAGATGGTATTAGGGAAGAAGTACGGTGGATGCGTGAAGAAGGTATTATCTAG
- the wecB gene encoding UDP-N-acetylglucosamine 2-epimerase (non-hydrolyzing), producing the protein MAIKIMTVVGTRPEIIKLSRVLHELDTYTNHILVHTGQNYDYELNEIFFKELEIKKPDYFLNTAGENAAETIGNVISKSDEIFEKEKPDALLILGDTNSCLCTISAKRKKIPIFHMEAGNRSFDEKVPEEINRRIIDHISDINLPYTEHARRYLISEGIKSQMIIKTGSPMKEILMYYMPSINASDVMSRLKIKENDYFVFSSHREENVENEENFNDLLDTLNDIARKYSKPIIVTTHPRIRRHLEGNKNRKIDKRVRFLNPLGLFDYVKLQMHAYCVISDSGTITEESSILNFPAVTIRYSHERPEGMDEGVLIMCGLKAARVIESIDIVVSQYSRTDKRLRIVEDYDVENVSKKVLRTIMSYTDYVNRFVWQK; encoded by the coding sequence ATGGCTATAAAAATAATGACCGTTGTGGGTACAAGGCCAGAAATTATTAAGTTGTCGAGGGTCCTTCATGAGCTTGATACGTACACAAATCATATTTTAGTGCATACCGGGCAGAATTATGATTATGAGTTAAATGAAATTTTTTTTAAGGAGCTTGAAATAAAGAAACCAGATTATTTTCTAAATACAGCCGGTGAAAATGCAGCAGAAACAATAGGAAATGTTATTTCGAAATCTGATGAGATATTTGAAAAAGAGAAGCCTGATGCTCTACTGATTCTTGGAGACACGAACAGTTGTTTGTGTACGATCTCAGCAAAACGTAAGAAAATACCTATTTTTCATATGGAAGCGGGTAATCGCTCATTTGATGAAAAAGTTCCTGAAGAAATAAATCGCAGAATCATTGATCATATAAGCGATATTAATCTTCCATACACAGAGCATGCGAGGCGATATTTGATTTCAGAGGGGATTAAGTCACAAATGATCATCAAAACAGGTTCTCCTATGAAAGAGATCTTAATGTATTACATGCCTTCTATAAACGCATCAGATGTGATGTCACGACTTAAGATAAAGGAAAATGATTACTTTGTTTTTAGTTCACATCGAGAGGAAAATGTCGAAAATGAAGAGAATTTCAATGATTTACTAGACACGCTTAACGACATTGCTAGAAAATACAGTAAACCAATTATTGTGACTACACATCCTCGTATTAGGCGTCACCTCGAAGGGAATAAAAATAGGAAAATTGATAAGCGTGTCAGATTCTTGAACCCTTTAGGTTTATTTGATTATGTAAAATTGCAAATGCATGCATATTGTGTGATATCCGATAGCGGCACTATTACGGAAGAATCATCGATTTTAAATTTTCCTGCGGTAACAATTCGTTATTCACATGAACGTCCGGAGGGTATGGATGAAGGTGTTTTGATAATGTGTGGGCTCAAGGCTGCGCGTGTCATAGAATCTATTGATATCGTTGTGTCGCAGTATTCTCGAACGGATAAGCGACTGAGAATAGTTGAAGATTACGATGTTGAGAATGTTTCGAAGAAAGTATTGCGCACAATTATGAGCTATACAGATTATGTCAATCGGTTTGTATGGCAGAAATAG
- a CDS encoding polysaccharide biosynthesis protein, translating into MIFSNKKVLVTGGTGSMGKTFIQRVLTGKLGSPKKIIVFSRDEAKQHEMRMSYLHKLVATDEVIYNNFKNILEFRIGDVRSYSDVCSAVKDVDIVVNAAALKQVPSCEYFPEQAVLTNCMGAINIVRAINENNYKVDTVISISTDKACKPVNVMGMTKSIQERVIISANILNPHTRFICVRYGNVLASRGSVIPLFHHQIKKGGPVTITDNNMTRFLITLNEAVDTVFFAIRDALRGETYIPIALSATILNVAKALIGERSIDIKVTDVRPGEKMHEILISEEEIHHCTKRGDYYVIRPMLPELRTKGEKKPFVLTKEFSSEDSVMDYNQTHTLLKNHKLFIEDFDLTKGEELLR; encoded by the coding sequence ATGATATTTAGCAATAAGAAAGTACTAGTAACTGGCGGCACAGGGTCTATGGGAAAGACGTTTATACAGAGAGTATTAACCGGAAAACTGGGTTCCCCCAAAAAAATAATAGTTTTTTCAAGAGATGAAGCAAAACAACATGAAATGAGAATGAGCTATTTACATAAGCTCGTAGCTACAGATGAAGTAATTTATAATAATTTTAAAAACATCTTAGAATTTAGAATTGGTGATGTTCGTAGTTACTCTGATGTATGTTCTGCGGTAAAAGATGTGGATATTGTTGTTAATGCTGCGGCTTTAAAACAAGTGCCATCATGTGAATATTTTCCAGAGCAGGCTGTACTTACTAATTGTATGGGAGCTATCAATATTGTTAGAGCCATAAATGAAAACAATTATAAGGTAGATACTGTTATATCGATTAGTACAGACAAAGCTTGTAAACCAGTTAATGTTATGGGTATGACCAAATCTATACAAGAGAGAGTAATTATTTCAGCTAATATTTTAAATCCACACACTCGCTTTATCTGTGTGCGATATGGTAATGTGTTGGCTTCTCGTGGTTCTGTGATACCTCTTTTCCATCATCAGATAAAAAAAGGTGGCCCCGTTACCATTACAGATAACAATATGACACGTTTTCTGATTACTTTGAATGAAGCCGTAGATACTGTATTTTTCGCCATAAGAGATGCATTGAGAGGGGAGACATATATTCCGATAGCTCTTTCAGCAACAATATTAAATGTTGCAAAAGCACTCATAGGCGAGAGAAGTATTGATATTAAAGTAACTGATGTGAGACCAGGTGAAAAAATGCATGAAATCTTGATATCCGAGGAAGAGATCCATCACTGTACAAAACGCGGAGACTATTATGTTATACGTCCTATGCTCCCAGAATTAAGAACAAAAGGAGAAAAAAAGCCTTTTGTGTTAACAAAGGAGTTTAGCTCGGAAGATTCAGTTATGGATTATAATCAAACACACACTCTTTTGAAGAATCATAAGCTTTTTATTGAAGACTTTGATTTAACTAAAGGGGAAGAGTTGTTACGTTAA
- a CDS encoding SDR family oxidoreductase: MKILIVGGDGMLGHQLFLHLRKSHDVSVTLRLNTMEYKKYGIYDDRNTFYNVDICDIDQVEHVLSEFKPEAVVNAIGIVKQREAATENVPSIQINSLFPHQLSLLCKKYGSRMIHMSTDCVFSGKKGNYTEDDFPDSDDLYGRSKLLGEVIDLHCVTIRTSIIGRELSRKKGLLEWFLSQKEQVKGYKKAIFSGFTTTEMSRIIERILVEYTDISGMHHISSEPISKYDLLLLIKDKMNLDTEIVTDDEFCCDRSLNSNRFRRLKGYNPPSWDKMINEINTKNEV; this comes from the coding sequence ATGAAAATATTGATTGTAGGGGGAGATGGGATGCTAGGCCATCAACTCTTTTTACATTTAAGAAAATCTCACGATGTATCGGTAACTCTAAGACTCAATACTATGGAGTATAAAAAATATGGGATATATGATGATAGAAACACATTCTATAATGTAGATATTTGTGATATCGACCAGGTCGAGCATGTTCTATCTGAATTTAAACCTGAAGCTGTTGTTAATGCGATTGGAATTGTAAAGCAGAGAGAGGCGGCTACAGAAAATGTCCCGAGTATTCAAATAAACTCGCTGTTTCCTCATCAATTATCATTATTGTGCAAGAAATATGGTTCTCGTATGATTCATATGAGCACAGATTGTGTTTTTTCTGGAAAGAAAGGAAATTATACTGAGGATGATTTTCCGGATAGTGATGATTTGTATGGGAGGAGTAAGTTGCTCGGTGAAGTCATCGACCTGCATTGTGTTACCATAAGAACATCTATTATTGGTAGAGAGCTTTCTCGAAAAAAAGGATTATTAGAATGGTTCCTGTCGCAAAAGGAACAGGTAAAAGGATATAAAAAAGCTATTTTTTCTGGTTTTACAACTACTGAAATGAGTCGTATAATAGAACGAATTCTTGTGGAATATACTGATATATCGGGAATGCACCATATTTCTAGTGAGCCAATAAGTAAGTATGATCTTTTATTGCTCATTAAGGATAAAATGAACTTAGATACTGAGATAGTTACTGATGATGAATTTTGTTGTGATAGGAGTCTTAATTCAAATCGTTTCAGAAGACTCAAAGGGTATAATCCTCCCTCTTGGGATAAAATGATTAATGAAATAAACACTAAAAATGAGGTTTGA
- a CDS encoding glycosyltransferase family 4 protein — protein sequence MMNILILTQYFWPESFLINDIAVGLIEKGCKVTVFTGKPNYPQGSFYEGYGFFKKSREFYKGIKIIRVPLIPRGKSGKIRLVINYVFFTLVSTLIAPIICKEQYDAQLVFEPSPIFIGIPAIVLKKIRKIPIFFWVQDLWPESVSATDTVKSSRIINFIGHLVRYIYSNCDKILIQSKAFTESIIKWGGAKDKIEYYPNSVEDYFTREIKQHESSLDLVSPDGFKIMTAGNIGKAQSFETLIKAAEIVKTKNDKIHWIIIGDGRMKSWVENEVENRGLSDVVHLIGRHPKNTMPYFFSLADVMLVSLKKDPIFALTIPSRVQSYLACGKPIIGSLDGEGARIVNEAQAGITCPTENPEALADIALRFYGMPVDDMKKMGCRGRAFFKKEFEREMLLERLNQMIRDFNKDKII from the coding sequence ATGATGAATATACTTATACTTACTCAATATTTTTGGCCAGAAAGTTTTTTAATTAATGACATTGCTGTTGGGTTAATTGAAAAGGGCTGTAAAGTTACGGTTTTTACTGGAAAGCCGAACTATCCTCAAGGTTCTTTTTATGAAGGGTACGGTTTTTTTAAGAAAAGCAGAGAATTTTATAAAGGGATAAAAATAATTAGAGTTCCATTAATTCCCAGAGGGAAGAGTGGTAAAATACGTCTAGTTATAAATTATGTCTTCTTCACACTTGTATCTACATTGATAGCCCCAATAATATGCAAAGAACAGTATGATGCGCAATTAGTTTTTGAACCATCACCTATATTTATAGGTATTCCCGCTATTGTGCTTAAAAAAATCAGAAAAATACCAATCTTTTTTTGGGTACAGGATCTTTGGCCAGAAAGTGTATCGGCAACGGATACTGTAAAATCATCAAGAATAATTAATTTTATTGGGCATTTAGTGAGATATATTTACTCAAATTGTGATAAAATACTTATACAGTCAAAGGCTTTTACAGAATCAATAATAAAATGGGGGGGAGCAAAAGATAAGATTGAATATTATCCTAATAGTGTAGAGGATTATTTTACAAGGGAAATAAAACAGCATGAAAGTAGTCTTGATTTAGTATCGCCGGATGGATTTAAAATAATGACAGCAGGGAATATCGGGAAGGCACAAAGTTTTGAGACTTTAATAAAAGCTGCTGAAATCGTAAAAACAAAAAACGATAAAATTCACTGGATTATCATCGGTGATGGAAGAATGAAATCTTGGGTAGAGAATGAGGTTGAAAATAGAGGATTAAGTGATGTAGTTCACTTAATAGGAAGGCACCCTAAGAACACCATGCCTTATTTCTTTTCTTTGGCAGATGTAATGCTAGTATCTCTAAAAAAGGATCCAATATTTGCATTAACTATACCGTCTAGGGTACAATCATATCTTGCGTGCGGAAAACCGATTATTGGGTCACTTGATGGTGAAGGAGCTCGAATAGTGAATGAAGCGCAAGCAGGAATAACTTGTCCGACTGAAAATCCTGAAGCACTTGCTGATATTGCACTACGTTTTTATGGAATGCCTGTAGATGATATGAAGAAGATGGGCTGTAGAGGAAGAGCTTTCTTCAAAAAAGAATTCGAAAGAGAAATGCTTTTAGAACGCTTAAATCAGATGATAAGAGATTTTAATAAGGATAAAATAATATGA
- a CDS encoding glycosyltransferase, producing the protein MRILNVNTTLDLVNGGGMADRNFHMCKAFSNSGIACSVLILDIGLNPEHISKLKDVEVIALPCLVKRLYFPLFYPKKIKRLIKKVDVIHLMGHWTFINALVYFYARRMKKHYVFCPAGAFIVYGRSKLLKHLYNVFIGNKIIRNASVSIATTQKEKDLFVDAGIDEEKITIIPNGIDPTLFLGKDDERFREKYQIGEYPFILFVGRLNSIKGPDLLLKAFLKIKDEFPNIKLVIAGPDDGMYNELYEFVNSSGLKDRVVFIGHIADDVKSMAYNAADLVVIPSRSDVMSIVSLEAGASETPVLITEECGFSEIENIGGGKVVSATVESIGGGLREMLKNINTLPLMGKKLQKYVIDNYSWDSIVSKYIDMYEELV; encoded by the coding sequence ATGAGAATATTAAACGTAAATACAACTCTTGATCTGGTTAATGGCGGAGGAATGGCAGATCGAAATTTTCATATGTGTAAGGCATTCAGCAATAGTGGAATAGCATGCAGTGTTCTAATTCTTGATATCGGATTGAATCCAGAGCATATTAGCAAATTAAAAGATGTGGAAGTAATTGCATTGCCGTGTCTTGTTAAAAGATTGTATTTTCCATTATTTTATCCTAAAAAAATAAAAAGACTAATAAAAAAAGTTGATGTAATACATCTTATGGGGCATTGGACATTTATTAATGCTCTAGTATATTTTTATGCAAGACGCATGAAAAAACATTACGTGTTTTGTCCGGCAGGTGCTTTTATAGTGTATGGACGGTCAAAACTTTTAAAGCATTTATATAATGTATTTATTGGGAATAAAATAATTAGGAATGCGAGTGTGTCTATTGCTACAACACAAAAAGAGAAAGATTTATTTGTGGACGCGGGGATTGATGAGGAAAAAATAACAATTATTCCTAATGGAATAGATCCAACATTATTCTTAGGTAAGGATGATGAGCGTTTTAGAGAAAAGTATCAAATTGGTGAATATCCTTTTATATTATTTGTAGGTCGTTTGAATTCTATAAAAGGACCGGATTTATTATTAAAGGCTTTTCTGAAAATTAAAGATGAATTTCCTAATATTAAACTTGTTATTGCTGGTCCGGATGACGGTATGTATAATGAATTATATGAATTTGTAAATAGTAGTGGGCTTAAAGATAGAGTTGTATTTATTGGGCATATTGCTGATGATGTTAAGTCAATGGCATATAATGCCGCTGACTTAGTGGTGATCCCATCAAGATCAGATGTAATGTCAATTGTTTCACTTGAGGCAGGAGCATCCGAGACTCCAGTACTTATTACAGAAGAATGTGGTTTTTCGGAAATTGAGAATATTGGTGGGGGAAAGGTTGTTAGTGCTACTGTTGAAAGTATTGGTGGTGGATTGCGCGAAATGCTAAAGAATATAAATACGCTGCCACTGATGGGGAAAAAATTACAAAAATATGTTATTGATAATTATTCCTGGGATTCAATTGTTTCTAAATATATAGATATGTATGAAGAACTGGTATAG
- a CDS encoding radical SAM protein, giving the protein MIEFLGRRIVNNYLSRQSKERFFRIYNKINRKKCALLNTLPFYYKKRISEYPKYLAISLTTRCNLRCSICDRNNYKASDMNYENLEKLINPIKHAKMIDLTGWGEAILYPEYPDVLKYIFKNNNKKKLISQTLNGTLANKYSDLLKGRVQRLVISLNAAEEDTYNREMSGGDFHKTINNVKSLLSNLSEEDIKSTKLHFVVHVRNYKEMPAFVELAKSLKVSQVSFGQYMCNNMESEKNTLLNIKNEYNETLRSVDKVASKHKIEVFYRRFGEDLGLTINNCMYPYDWCFVQVNGDMTCCCYLADVVMGNVYNDTFESVWFGEKMQKLREIRHYPSCMLCAPFHSFDNPQTHYTAKYNLLKMSMDNGKL; this is encoded by the coding sequence ATGATTGAATTTCTCGGGAGAAGAATTGTTAATAATTATTTATCTCGTCAATCTAAGGAAAGATTTTTTAGGATATATAATAAAATTAATAGGAAGAAGTGTGCGTTGTTAAATACGCTTCCTTTTTATTATAAAAAACGAATATCAGAATACCCAAAATATCTTGCAATTTCCCTAACAACGCGGTGTAATTTACGATGCAGTATTTGTGATCGTAATAATTATAAAGCCTCAGATATGAATTATGAAAACTTGGAAAAACTCATAAACCCTATTAAACATGCAAAAATGATTGATTTAACTGGATGGGGCGAAGCTATTTTATACCCTGAATACCCTGATGTTCTCAAGTATATATTTAAAAATAATAATAAAAAGAAGTTAATATCTCAGACTCTAAATGGCACTTTAGCCAATAAATATTCTGATTTATTAAAAGGGAGAGTGCAAAGATTAGTAATTTCATTAAATGCTGCAGAAGAAGACACTTATAATAGAGAAATGAGCGGGGGAGACTTTCATAAAACTATCAATAATGTTAAAAGCTTATTATCGAATCTTTCAGAAGAAGATATTAAATCAACCAAATTGCATTTTGTTGTTCATGTTAGAAATTATAAAGAGATGCCAGCTTTTGTTGAATTAGCTAAATCTTTAAAAGTTAGCCAGGTTAGTTTTGGTCAATATATGTGCAATAATATGGAATCAGAAAAAAATACGTTACTAAATATTAAAAACGAATATAACGAAACATTAAGAAGTGTTGATAAAGTAGCAAGCAAACACAAAATAGAGGTATTTTATCGTAGATTTGGTGAAGATTTAGGTCTTACTATAAACAATTGTATGTACCCGTATGACTGGTGTTTTGTCCAGGTAAATGGGGATATGACATGCTGCTGCTATCTTGCAGATGTTGTCATGGGAAATGTGTATAATGATACTTTTGAGTCAGTGTGGTTTGGAGAGAAAATGCAAAAATTACGAGAAATACGACATTATCCTTCCTGTATGTTGTGTGCCCCATTTCACTCATTTGATAATCCTCAGACCCATTATACGGCAAAATACAATTTATTGAAGATGTCAATGGATAATGGCAAATTATAA
- a CDS encoding glycosyltransferase — protein MLNKEIPLVSIITPLFNAESFIGEAIESVQRQTYSNWEMIIVDNCSTDNSRDIVRKYIDKDKRIRLITSKYNSGGPARPRNIGIYNSNGKYISFLDADDYWLDCKLEKQVVFMGDNPDVFLLYSRFFVMKDKTIIKIIPKKKSLKSGNIFKSLFISNNYIGCLTVMLRNRGKDLNYYFDEDKRLLTVEDFDLWLRIAFRKNISYIDEPLCVYRLHKDSLSAVTKQGNLKLLEVIRKRRHQIDAGLLLIKYLKLSIDFCLLVVRKIYPFFGIKKHYGSIIDI, from the coding sequence ATGTTGAATAAAGAGATTCCTTTAGTATCAATAATAACCCCGTTATTTAATGCAGAATCATTTATAGGTGAAGCTATAGAATCTGTGCAAAGACAGACATATAGCAATTGGGAAATGATAATTGTAGATAATTGTTCGACTGATAATAGCAGGGATATTGTGAGAAAATATATTGATAAGGATAAGAGAATAAGATTAATTACGTCTAAATATAACTCTGGCGGTCCTGCAAGACCTAGAAATATTGGAATTTATAATTCAAACGGCAAATATATTTCTTTTTTAGATGCTGATGATTATTGGTTAGATTGCAAACTTGAAAAGCAAGTTGTTTTTATGGGTGATAATCCAGATGTGTTTTTATTGTATTCAAGATTTTTTGTAATGAAGGATAAGACTATTATTAAAATTATTCCAAAAAAGAAAAGTCTAAAATCAGGAAATATTTTCAAAAGCCTTTTTATTTCGAATAATTATATAGGATGCTTAACTGTAATGTTAAGAAACAGAGGAAAAGATCTGAATTATTATTTTGATGAAGATAAACGTTTACTAACTGTTGAAGATTTCGATCTTTGGTTGAGAATAGCCTTTAGGAAAAATATTTCTTATATAGATGAACCATTGTGTGTTTATCGACTTCATAAAGATAGTCTCTCGGCAGTTACAAAACAAGGAAATTTAAAACTATTAGAAGTTATTAGAAAAAGACGACACCAGATAGATGCAGGTTTGTTGTTAATTAAATATCTAAAATTATCAATTGATTTCTGTCTTCTTGTTGTGAGAAAAATATATCCTTTCTTCGGTATAAAAAAACACTATGGCAGCATTATAGATATTTGA
- a CDS encoding NAD(P)-dependent oxidoreductase — protein MRILITGGFGYLGLWLADYFYKKKYEICILSKRIKNNPIKIPCKIIEADITNLKQLKSELKDKYDYCLHTASINDQFIKNYDKKALLVNALGTRNIIEALNECNKLNRFIYFSTFHVYGKYNGIINENMKFNPYSDYASTHLFAEYYLKQFYNLYKFPYTTVRLTNCYGAPKHINSTKWYLVLNDLAKMAYEQGEIVLNSNGTVRRDFIWIGDVCSIVHKLLKAKNTINDSFLVSSEKTLIMNDIAEIVKKVYEKRYNKKVRIYVNKDDRTVYDANVFVSNKKLKSVIKFNIHDNLYNEVNEIFSLLEKNVE, from the coding sequence ATGAGAATATTAATAACAGGTGGTTTTGGTTATTTAGGGTTATGGCTTGCAGATTATTTTTATAAGAAAAAATACGAAATATGTATTTTATCAAAAAGAATAAAGAATAATCCTATAAAAATTCCATGTAAAATTATAGAAGCAGACATAACGAATCTAAAACAATTAAAGTCTGAACTGAAAGACAAATATGATTATTGCTTGCATACTGCCAGTATTAATGATCAATTCATTAAAAATTATGATAAAAAAGCATTATTAGTAAATGCATTAGGGACGAGAAATATTATAGAGGCACTTAATGAATGCAATAAATTAAATAGATTTATATATTTTAGTACATTTCATGTGTATGGTAAGTACAATGGTATAATAAACGAAAACATGAAGTTTAATCCATATAGTGATTATGCAAGTACGCATCTTTTTGCTGAATATTATCTTAAACAATTTTATAATTTATATAAATTTCCATATACGACTGTGAGGTTAACAAACTGTTATGGTGCTCCGAAGCATATTAATTCAACAAAATGGTATCTTGTTTTAAATGATTTAGCAAAAATGGCGTATGAGCAAGGGGAAATAGTTTTAAATTCAAATGGAACAGTAAGAAGGGACTTTATATGGATCGGGGATGTTTGTAGTATAGTGCATAAGTTACTAAAGGCAAAAAACACAATTAATGATAGTTTTCTTGTAAGTTCAGAAAAAACATTAATAATGAATGACATAGCAGAAATTGTTAAAAAAGTTTATGAAAAAAGATATAATAAAAAAGTAAGGATATATGTAAATAAGGACGATAGAACTGTTTATGATGCGAATGTATTTGTAAGCAATAAAAAGCTTAAGTCAGTGATTAAATTTAACATCCATGATAATTTATATAATGAAGTGAATGAAATATTTAGCTTGTTGGAGAAAAATGTTGAATAA